The DNA window GGATCTGCACACTGTGCGGGTTAATCCCGCGTCCGGTGCCGTAGATCATGGCGTCGCACAGTACCACCGAGCGGATACCGCGATCCTTGGCCGCGAGGACCAGCAGATCGATCGCATGGCGCGGCTGCTTTCGCGGCTCGACGATGAGAGGGGTATCTTCGTCGAAGATGCGCTCGGAGAGCCGGTTACCGCCTACATCATCGCCGACCACGCCGGAGCCGCTGGTGTGCAGCAGCGGCTTGCCTGAACCTTTGAGCCCCTCGATCAGCGCCTCGACTGCCGCGCGGTGGTCGCTGTCGGCTGCGTTGATCACACCGTCGGCGCGATGGGCTTCGCGTACCAAAAGCTGATGATCGTCCAGGCTGCCGAGCACTGGTTCGATGCCCGCAGCGCGCAGCCGCTCGGCTTTTTCTTCGCTGCGGACCAGTCCGCGGACGCTGTACCCCGCGTCGATCAAGCGATGGGCGACCGATCCACCGATGAAGCCGGTTACACCAGTGATGAATACGTTCATTGCACGAACCTCGCTGAGTGGATGGCGCTATCGCCAGCCGTGATGGGGCCGCTCGAGGCGAAAAACGCTCGGGGTAGGTAGAACTGGAGGGCCGCCCTCGTCGTGATGTCCGGGTCGGCCTCAGAACTCCTCGTAGCTTGCCGGGTCCTGGTCGAAGGTGCGTCCGTCCGGGCTTGCCAGAGTGGCGATCAGGGCCATGTCCTCACTGGATAGCTCGAAGTCGAACAGCGAAAGATTCTCGCGCTGTCGCTCGGTGGAGGCTGCCTTGGGCAGAGGGAGCGCTCCGAGCTGGTAGTGCCAGCGCAGGATCACCTGGGGAATGCTCTTGCCGAGGCGTTCGGCGATCGACCCGATCACTGGCTCCTGGAGCAGTTGGTTGGCGCGCCCGAGCGGGCTCCACGACTGGGTGACGATGCCATGCTCCGCGTCCCAGGCGCGCTGCTCGTCCTGCGGGAAATAGGGATGCAGTTCGATCTGGTTGACGCTGGGAATGACACCGGTTTCATCGATCAGCCGCTGCAAATGCTCGGGAAGGAAGTTGCATACCCCGATCGAGCGTACGAGGCCGAGCTTTTTCACCTCGATCATGGCTTGCCAGGCCTCGACGTAGAGGCCCTGGCTCGGGTTGGGCCAGTGGATCAGGTAGAGGTCGAAGTAGTCGAGGCCGGCGCGGTAGAGCGACTCCTCGACGGTAGTGACCGCCTGGTCGAAGGCGTGGTGGCGCCCCGGCAGCTTGGAAACCACCCGCAGCTCGTCACGCGGCACGCCGGCGCGATCCACCGCCCGGCCTACCGCGCCTTCGTTCTCATAGTTGAAGGCGGAGTCGAGCAGCCGGTAGCCGTTGTGGATCGCCCTGGTCATCCCTTCCACGCCCGATGAACCGTTCAGCTTGTAGGTGCCGAAGCCGATGGCGGGCAGCGTAGTGCCATCGTTGAGGGTGATTTGCGGGATGTCGTCAGCAGTCATCTTGGAGACCTCACACGTCGATGGATATAGTCATACCTTTGTTGCTGACGTGCCAGGTTTCAAGTCGAGTGGATGATTTCGTTTGCGCTCGGCTTCACCACGTGCCTCGTCCGGGCACGCGTCAGCTTCGATCGTAAAGGCGTTTTCTCAGCTGGATCAGCTCCTTGCGCAACTCATCCAGATGGAGACCGCCGCACTCGAGCGTTTGGCCGAGTTCCTCGGGGATGTCCTTGGCCATCGCTTGCAGTTCGCGTCCCTTGTCGGTCAGCGAGATCAGCACCTGGCGCTCGTCCTCGCCCGAGCGTCGCCGGGCCAGAAGCGCCTGGCATTCCAAGCGCTTGAGCAGCGGGGTGAGGGTCGCCGAATTGAGGAACAGCTGCTCACCGATCTCCGATACCGTCAGGCCATCGCGTTGCCATAGCACCAGCATGACCAGGTACTGCGAGTAGGTCAGGCCAAGCGGCTCGAGCAGCCGCCGGTAGGCTTTGTTCATCGCCAGCATGGTCGAATGCAGCGCGAAGCAGAACTGCTGGTCCAACTTCAATGTCGAGCTCATCGAAGCTCCCCTGAGCGATACCGGATCGGGCATGAGTGGCGCTCATATACCATCACATTCTCAGCGCGTGTGGTTCGAGCGAGTGGTTGTTGTAAGAATGTTGAGGGTTGCTGAGCGGAAATGCAATCTGCGCTATTAGATCGCGTGCTATTTATTTTTGCGGCAACCCTTGGTTCGAGCTGGGCCCGGGTGGCCGCGCGATCGTCCGCTTGCTCGATTGCTTCCCGCATCCGGATGTTGGCGAAAGCTGGCAATCACGGATCTCCTATGCCGAAGGGCGACTGAGCAGGTAGCTCGAGACCGCGAGCAGAATCGCTCCGACCGCGAGCACTACCAGCAGGGGAGCGCCGCCGAACCACATCAGTACCAGGCTCGCCGCCATCGATACCACGGCGATCAGCTTGGCATAGCGCGGGATGGCGCCACGCTCTCGCCAGTCGCGCAGCAGCGGGCCGAAGGTCGGATGCTGGCGCAGCCAGGCATCGAGGCGGGGCGAACCGCGCTCGAACGCCCAGGCGGCGACCAGCAGAAAGGGAACGGTAGGCATTACTGGCAGGAAAGCGCCGATGATCGCAAGGCCAAGGGCGCACAGGCCGAAGATCTTGTAGCCGAGCGAGGCGAGCCGGCGTGGGCGAGCGGGGGGCATGCGATGTTCCATGTCGAAACGACCAGAGCTGGTTCTAAGCCCCACGCTACACCGCTTGCCGCTTTCAGGCGAGACGCTGCGCGAAACGCGTGGCGAGAAAGTCGGTCGCGAGCTGCACACCCTGCTGGGTGATGGTGTGGGCGACGCCGGGCAGCCGATGGCTCTCGACCTCGACGCCAAGCCCACCAAGCCGCTCGGCGGCGCGCTGGCTCTCGATCGCGGGAATCACCGGGTCGGCCTCGCCGTGGACCAGCAGCAGCGAGGTCGAAAGCGCCGGAGCGAGCGGTTCGGGCGTCGCCAGCCGTCCGGCGAATGCGACCACCGCGCCGACTGGCCAGCGCCCGGAGGCGATGGCATCCAGCGCCATGATCGACCCTTGGGAGAAACCGATCAGCGCGACCTGGTCGAGCCGTGAGGCGAAACCGTGGGACTCGATCAGCTCACCCACCACCCGGTCGAAGTCGTCGCGCGCTCGTTCGACCCGCAGTGAACGGTCGCGCTCGGTGACGCCGTCGAGGCTGAACCATTGATATCCCGGGCCGTGGCCGAACGGCTGCGGTGCGTTCGGACTTTCGCTGGCGGTATCCGGCAGCGCCCGGGCGAGCAGCTCACCGAAGGGGGCGAGATCGCGCCCGTCGCTGCCGACGCCGTGCAGGCAGATGATCAGTCGTTGGCTCATGTTCTCTCCCGGTTGGGTTCGATGAAGTCGAGTTCGGGTCCAAGCGGCACGATGCCGTTGGGGTTGAGCGCCTTGATCGAATAGTAGCCGCGCTTGATATGGTCGATGTCGACGGTCTCGCTGACGCCGGGCACCCGATAGACCCGCTCGAGATAGGCGCTGAGCCTGGGATAGTCGGCAATCCGCCTGAGGTTGCACTTGAACAGGCCGTAATAGGCGGCGTCGAAGCGCACCAGGGTGACGAAGAGGCGCACATCGCTCTCGGTCAGCCGCTCGCCGAACAAAAACGCAGGCGTATCCGCCAGTTTGGACTCGATGGTGTCGAGGGCAGCGAACACGCCGGCGCAGGCCTCTTCATAGGCGCCCTGGGTGGTGGCGAAGCCGGCACGGTAGACACCGTTGTTGAACCGCGGATAGAGCCAGTCGTTGAACTCATCGATACGCTTGCGCAGTGCTTGCGGATAGAGGTCGAGACTGTCGTCCGCGAGGGCGCCGAAGCCATCGTTGAGCATCCGCAGGATGTCGCTGGATTCGTTGTTGACGATCGTCTGGCGCTGCTTGTCCCACAGCACCGGGACCGTCGCGCGTCCGGTGTAGCGGGCGTTGGCTCGAGTGTAGAGCGTATGCAGGTAGCTCGCGCCGTTAACCGGGTCAGGGGAGGCGAAGTGCCAGCCCTGGTCGGTCAGTTCGGGTTCGACGATGGTCACCGGCAGGATCGCCTCGAGCCCCTTGAGCTTGCGCGCGATCAAGGTCCGCGATGCCCAAGGGCAGATCAGCGCGGCATAGAGATGGTAGCGCCCCGGCTCGGCGGTGAAACCGCCCTCTCCGGTGGGGCCAGGCGCGCCGTCCGGGGTGATCCAATGGCGAAAGCCTGAGACCTGGCGGACGAAGCCACCTTTCTCGTCGGTGGCTTGGACCGGATGCCAGTCCCGGGTCCACTTTCCATCCACTAGCATGTCCATTCTCCTCTGGGCTGAGCCTGGCCTCTCTGGGCGGTTCAGCGGCTGTTCGTGACCAGGGCGATCTCGTTGCCCCACGGGTCGAGCAGGGTCTGCTTGGGCGCGAGCCGCTCCAGCGCCGCAGGCGTTGCGGCCAGCACGATCTCACTGAGGCCGGTCGATGGCTGCGTGCGGCTCGGTGCGCCGCGGCTGTTCCAGACGTTGGTGGCGATATGGTGATGGTAGCCGCCGGTCGAGAAGAAGCTGCCTCCCGGATAGCGGCAGGTCAGGTCGAAGCCCATCCGCTGGATGTAGAAATCCTCGGCGGCGGCGATCTCGCCGACCTGGAGATGGACATGGCCGACGATGGTGCCGATCGGAGCGCCGCGCCATTCGCCGGTGGCGCTGGCGAGCAGGCCTTCCAGATCGAGCGCTTCTGTCGTCATCTCCACCAGGCCGTCTTTCCAATGCCAGCTCGAGCGCGGCCGGTCGGTGTAGATCTCGATGCCATTGCCTTCCGGGTCCTGCAGGTAGATCGCTTCGCTGACCAAGTGGTCGGACGCGCCGCTCACCGCTATGCGCTGATCGACCGCGCGCTGGGCCCAGGCACCAAGGTCGGCCCGGTTCGGCAGCAGGAAGGCGGTATGGAACAGCCCCGCTTCGCGTGGTGACCAGCGCCGCGCCGCACGATCCTCGCGCAGGTGCAGCAGTGTTCGGTCTCCGGCACCGAGCCAGTGCTCGGTGCCATCGCCCTTCAGAAGCTCGAGTCCGACCATCTGCTGGTAATACTCACTGACCTTGTCGAGGTCGTTGACCACCAGCGTGACTCGTTCGATTGCAAGAGGCGCTTGGGATACATCGCTCATCGTTTCTCTCCAGGGTCAGTGTTCGGGGGTATTAGCGTGCTTTGCCGAACGGAGTGGGGCGCAGCGCGTGGGCACCATCGCCGGCCAGGGCCACAGCGAGCAGACCAATGATCCACAGTGCGGGGAATTCCCAGCCGCCGCCCGTATTGGTGAAGAAAAAGCCTGCCGCGCCGTGGACGGTGAAGATCGACCCGAGCAGTACCGGGATCACCGCCAGCGCGGCGAGACGCGGCCAGATGCCGAGGATCAGTGCCAGGGCGCCTGCGATCTCCCACACGATGGTGACGTAGGCGAGCGACGCGGGCAGGCCCAGCGAGGCGAAGTAGCCAGCGGTGCCGGCCGGGGTGAAGACGAACAGCTTGAGTCCGGCGTGGGCCAGGAACAGGATGCCGAGCGCCAAGCGAAGCAGCAGCACGGCATAGGGGGCAGTGCGTGAGTCGATCATTTTAGTGTCCTCGATGAAGTATGGGGTGGCGATGCGCCGCCTCATCGAGGACAAGATTGTTCCTTTTCTTTTTGTGACGCTATCCGTTGCATTGGAAGATTATAATTTCTGATATAGAAATTATTCGCTACCAGCCGCGATCCCACGCGGGGGGATCGGGAAAGCGTTCGACCAGGAAGTCGATCAGCACCCGTACCTTCGAGGCCAAGTGGCGGCCCGGCGGATAGAGCGCGAAGATGCCATGCGGTGGGCCTTCGTGCTCGGCGAGCAGCGGCGTCACCCGATGATCACGCAGCGCTGCCCCGGCGATGAAGCTCGGCACCCTGGCGATACCGAGGCCATATTCGGCCGCACGCAGGCTCGCTTCGGCGTTGGAGAAACGCAGCCGGCCTTTGACCGCCACCGTCAGTGGTGCGCCGTCGAGACGGAAGCGCCAGGCGTAGGGATCGCGAAAGTTGGTGTCGATGATGCAGTCGTGATCGGTCAGCTCGGCAGGCATCACAGGCGTGCCGTGGGTCTTGAGATAGTCCGGGGAAGCCACCACCACCACGCGTGCGGTGCAGAGTCGGCGTGCGATCAGGCTGCTGTCCGCCGGGGTACCGATCCGCAGCGTTGCGTCGAAGCCTTCGTCCACCAGGCTGACCACGCGGTCGGAGAAGTTCACCTCGAGCTGGATCTCGGGATAGGTGAGGGCGAACTCATTGAGCACCGAGGTGAGCTGAACCACCCCGAACGAGAGCGGGGCGGAGATTCTCAGCCTGCCGGAGGGCGTGGCCGCGGCGTTTTTCACCGAGGCGTCGAGGTCGTCGAATTCCTCGAGCAGCGCGCGAATCCGCTCGAAGTAGGCCTGGCCGACCTCGGTGGGGGAGAGCGCACGGGTGGTACGCTTGATCAGCTGCACGCCGAGCTCGCTTTCAAGCCGCGAGATCAGCTTCGACGCCTTGGCCGAGCTGATCCCGAGTCGTTCCGCTGCCTTGGAGAAGCTCCCGGTCTCGAGCACGGCGACCAGCATCCGGTCGCACTCCAGTCGTTCCATCAGCGTGCTCCTCTCAGCGCCGTTCTTCGAGCGCCATGCGCACCGCGAGGCCCCCCAGTACGCCTGCCATCAGGTAGCGCTGGAACGCTTGCCAGCCCGGGCGCGCGGCGAGAAAACCCGCGATCGATCCCGCCAGCAGTACGATCAGCGCATTGACCGTGAGACTGACCGCGATCTGCACGCCGCCGAGCGCGAGCGATTGCGCCAGCACGCTGCCGTGGGCCGGGGTGATGAACTGGGGCAGCAAGGCGAGATACAGCACCGCCACCTTCGGATTCAGCAGGTTGGTCAAAAGCCCCATGATGAAAAGCCGGGCGGGACGCTCGCGAGGAAGCTCGACCACCTCGAACGGCGAACGTCCACGCGGACCGAGCGCCTGGTAGGCGAGATAGAGCAAGTAGAGCGCACCGCCGATGCGCAGCACGTCATAGGCGTAAGGGACGGCGAACAGCAGTGCGGTGAGCCCGAGTACCGCGCTGAGCAGGTAGAAAGCGAAACCCAATGCCACGCCGCCGAGTGATATCAGGCCCGCGCGGCGGCCTTGGCAGATCGATCGGGATATCAGGTAGATCATGTTCGGTCCTGGCGTCAGGACCATTCCCAGCGCGATCAGAGTGAAGGTGAACAGCATGGTGGGATCCGGCATGTCGGCATCTCGGCGCGAAGGGGGAGGGCTTCGACTGTATCAGCAGTCGCGACGCCAAGGCAGGGGGCTCGAACGCGGATTCCGCGCTTTCGTTCCAGCTAAAGATTCCGCCGCATCCGACTAGTCAGCCTGACCAGGAGTTTGTTAGATTGGCCCTGACTCGCCTGCACCGGGCGAGCTGACCGGATTCATTTCCATGACCACTCACGCGCAGCTCGATCTTGCCAATACATCGTCGTTCATCGTCGGTGTGGTGCGCTGCGCGGCGAATCCTCCCCCCGTTTCATCCGTCGCGCCTCCCGGCGTGATTGCCGTCGCGCCGCCGTGCGCGATCGTGCTGGGCTGATTCTCTCGCCCGTTCAAACGCTCCCGCTGTTCGCCAGTCTCGCCATCAAGGCTTGGACCGCGTCGCGCCCATGAGGGCTGCGGGAGTTCGTTCGATCATTGACGGATGAACCGATCATGACTGCTTCTTCTTTCTCTCGCTCGGCGTGGGCCGCTCGCGGTGCCATGGTGTTGTTCGTGCTGCTGTGGGGCAGTGCGGCGATCTTCACTCACTGGGGGCTCGAGCACGCCTCCGCGCTGGTGCTACTGATTCTGCGCTTCGTTCTCGCACTCTTCGCGCTTGGCCTGATGTGCCTCAAACGGCGTGCCTGGCTGCCGCCCAAGGGCCTGCGACTGCGCGTTGCGATCGTCGGTGCGATGCTGGTCGGCGGCTACTCTATCTGTTACTTCCAGGCGATGGCCGAAGGGGTCACCCCTGGTGTGCTCGCCACCCTGCTCGGGGTGCAGCCGATCCTCACCCTGCTGGCGATGGAGCGTCGATTCTCCCCGCGGCGGCTGGGTGGGCTGCTGGTAGCGTTTGGCGGTCTTGCGCTGGTGGTGCTGGGAGGGACGAGCGAGGCGAGACTGCCGTGGACCGGCACGCTGTTCGCCTTCGGTGCGCTGGGTTGCATGAGCCTTGGGGCGATCCTGCAAAAGGGCATCGATCTATCACCGCTCGAGGTGTTGCCGCTGCAGTACCTGGTCGGGCTGGCGCTCTGCCTGCTCGCGCTGCCGCTGCAGCCCGCGCGGCTCGAATTGACGCTCGGGTTCGTAGTGCCGCTGCTGTGGTTGGGGCTTGCGATCTCGGTAGCCGCGCAGCTCTTGTTCTACCGGATGATTCGCAGCGGCGATCTGGTCGACGTCACCAGCCTGTTCTACCTGGTGCCGGTGGTGACCGCGGCGCTCGACTACTGGCTGCTCGGCCACCCGCTCTCGGCTTCGAGCCTGGTGGGACTAGCGGCGATCCTGTGCGGGTTGATGCTGGTGTTCCGGCCCGGTCGGCAAGAGAGGTAGGAGATTGAAAAGAAAATGCCCCCGCGTGTGATGCGGGGGCTTATGCGTTGCGCTCGCCAGCGGGTGATCTTCAGGCCGTCGCCGCCCTCATCGGTCGTGCCGGCGGTGGTAGGGCGAAGCCACCGGGATCAAATCTCTGCGTTGTGATAGACGTTCTGGACGTCGTCGAGGTCGTTGAGCATGTCGAGCAGTTTTTCGAACATCGCCACGTCGTCGCCTTCGATCCTGGTGGTGGTCTGCGGCACGAACTGGATCTCCTCGACCTCGAAGTCGAGCTCGCCGAAGGCGTCGGTCAACGCCTGCTTCGCCTTGAAGAACTCGGTGGTCGGTGCGAATACGGTGATCCGGCCGTCCTCCTCCTCGATGTCGGTGACGTCGACATCGGCCATCATCAAGGCTTCGAGCACTGCCTCCTCTTCATGGCCATTGAAGGCGAAGATCGCGCAGTGGTCGAACATGTGGCTGACCGTGCCCTGGGTGCCAAGCTTGCTCTTGGTCTTGGTGAAGCAGCCGCGCACGTCGCCGAAGGTGCGGTTCGGATTGTCGGTCAGGCACTCGACGATCACCATGCAGTTGCCTGGGCCGAAGCCTTCGTAGCGCGCTGGGGAGAAGTCCTCGCCGCCGGCGCCCTTGGCTTTGTCGATCGCCTTTTCGATCACGTGCGACGGAACCTGATCCTTCTTCGCTCGATCGATCAGGCTGCGCAGCGACAGATTGCCGGCCGGATCGACGCCCCCTTGCTTGGCGCAGACGTAGATCTCGCGACCGTACTTGCTATAGACCTTGGTCTTCGCCGCGGCCGTCTTGGCCATCGATTCCTTACGGTTCTGGAAAGCCCTTCCCATGTCATCGTCCCAAGAGATTGTCAACGAGGGGCGATTCTACTCGACCCTGCGTGGCGGTGGCAGGCCCTATCGCATCACGCTTGCTCGCGCGCGCAGGGCCCATAAGACGATCTTCGCCACGCCTGCACTCATTTGACTTTCATATGAAGCGGATAGCGAGCTTGCAATGCCACGCCGCGACGCTGGCGGCTATGCTTTGGTTACCGACCGACGGCTCAGGAGATGAGAGCACCATGTCCGAAGGCAACCACGGAGCACCCAACGGCGGCGCGGATATCGATCAAGCGGCGATAGAGCTTGCGAGCCAAGTGTTCGACGCCGCCCGGCGCGGTGACGTCGAGCGGCTGAAAGCCTGGTTCGCGCAGGGGCTGCCGCCCAACCTGAGCAACCAGAAGGGCGACAGCCTCTTGATGCTGGCGAGCTACCACGGTCAGCTCGAAGCGGTGAAGCTGCTGCTCGAACGGGGAGCCGATCCGGACCGGCACAACGACAATGGCCAGAATCCTCTCGCCGGGGCTGCGTTCAAGGGCAATCGAGCGATGGCCGAGCTGCTGCTCGATGCCGGCGCCGGGGTCGACGCCGCTGCGCCGGATGGCAAGACCGCGCTGATGTTCGCGGCGATGTTCGACCATCTCGACCTCGTCGAACTGCTGCTGGCCCGCGGCGCCGATCCTTCGGCGCGTGAGTCCCGCGGCATGACCGCCGGTGAGCTCGCCCGTGCGATGGGTGCGGCGAACGCCGCGGCTCGGTTGGATGTCCCAGTGTGAGGCCGGGGCGCAGCACTCCTCTGCGAGGGGTGAAATGAGCCGATGCGATGAGCATGATTCCAGCGGCGAGACGCCTGAAGGGGCTGCGTGCTACGTCGTTCATCACCATGCCGCCAGCCATGATCACTTCGATCTGCGCCTGGAGCTCGACGGCGTGCTCAAGAGCTGGGCGCTACCCAAGGGACCGAGCCTGTCGCCGGGGGAGAAGCGCCTGGCGATCGAAGTCGCCGACCACGCGCTCGACTATGCCGGGTTCGAAGGCGTGATCCCCACGGGCCGGTATGGCGCTGGCACGGTGATGCTGTGGGACCGTGGCCGCTGGTGGGCGACGCATCCACCGACGCCGGATCAGCTGGACATCGCGCTGCGTGGCGAGAAGCTTCACGGCGCCTGGACGCTCAAGCGGATGAGCGGCAAGCGCAATGCCGACGGCAAGCAGTGGCTGATGATTCGCCGGCACGGCGACGATCAGGCGGTACTCGCGCCTGAGGATCGCAGCGTGCTCAGCGGTCGCAGCATGGACGAGATCGCCGAGCAGGGCGGGAAGAGGGCGCAGCCGGATCTCTTCACGGACGATGACAGGGCCTAGCGGCGCTGGGGATCGGAGGTTGGCGTCAAGGCGTGGTTCGACTGCTGTCGTCCCTCGCCGGCTATCCGAGCATCCAGAGCGAGTGCAGCGAGTCGAGGGACACGAACGTTCGTGGTGAGCCGGGCTTTCGCTGACTTGGGCAATCTTGCAAGACACCATGGAGGCCCGAGTCGAACCACGGTCTCATCGCCGCCGCCCGATCCCTCGACTGGCGCCCCTCATTGCCGAGCGGGTACTCGACCTTGGCGCATATGGGCGCCGCTCGGGACGAACGGGGGTATCCGTCCGTTCGTGGTGAGCCGGGCCTTCGCCGACTTGGGCAATCTTGCAAGCCTCCATGGAGGCCCGAGTCGAACCACGGTCTCATCGCCGCCGCCCGATCCCTCGACTGGCGCCCCTCATTGCCGAGCCGGTGCTCGATCTTGGCGCATATGGGCGCCGCTCGGGACGAACGGGGGTATCCGTCCGTTCGTGGTGAGCCGGGCCTCGCTGACTTGGACAATCTTGCAGGACCTCATGGAGGCCCGAGTCGAACCACGGCCTCATCGCCGCCGCCCGATCCCTCGACTGGCGCCCCTCATTGCCGAGCGGGTGCTCGATCTTGGCGCATATGGGCGCCGCTCGGGACGAACGGGGGTATCCGTCCGTTCGTGGTGAGCCGGGCCTCGCTGACTTGGACAATCTTGCAGGACCTCATGGAGGCCCGAGTCGAACCACGGCCTCATCGCCGCCGCCCGATCTCTCGACTGGCTCCCCTCATTGCCGAGCGGGTACTCGATCTTGGCGCGTATGGGCGCCGCTCGGGACGAACGGGGGTATCCGTCCGTTCGTGGTGAGCCGGGCCTTCGCTGACTTGGACAATCTTGCAGGACCTCATGGAGGCCTGAGTCGAACCACGGCCTCATCGCCGCCGCCCGATCCCTCGACTGGCGCCCCTCATTGCCGAGCGGGTACTCGATCTTGGCGCGTATGGGCGCCGCTCGGTTGGGAGTCCCTTGCGCTTTCGAGTCGAAGGGAGCGAAAGGGATTCGAATGCAATCCTCACAGCCTGAAGTGGCGCGCGATCGTCTCCTCGAGCGCGCCGAGCGCGGGGTTTGCCTGCTCGGGCGCGCGTTCGAGGATCACCCTGAACGTGGGCATCGATGGCAGCCAGTCGAGCTCGACCATTCGAGGGGGCAGGCGAGTGCGGTCGAGCAGCGTGATGGCGAGGCCGGCCTCGACACTGGCTTCTATCGCTTGGCTCGAAGGGCTGGTCAGAACTTCGCGCCATTCGATTCCCGCATGCTCCAGCGTGGTCAGCATCGCCTCCCGGTAGGGGCATTGATCGGCATGCAGCGCCAATGGCAAGGGGGCGCGGACGGTGTCGCCGAGCGCTGCGCCGGTCGCCCAGACTGGGGTGGTGTGGGTCAGGCAGCGAGGCGCGGGCGATGTCGTCTGCTCGCGCGCGGCTTCGACGCTCACCGCCATGTCGAGTCTGGCACTGCGCAGCTGCCGTCGCAGCGTGAGGCTGGGGGCGGTGATGATCTCCAGGCGGACGCGAGGGTGAGTGGCGTTGAAGTGCGGGATCACTTCGCGCAGCAGGTGAACGGCGTATTCGTCCGGCACGCCGAGGCGGATCAGACCCTCCAGCGGCGGGGCCAGCAGGTCGTCGACCAAGCGGTCGTGACCTTCGAGTAAGGCGGCGCTGCGCGCCAGCAATGTTTCTCCCAGCGGGGTCAGCGAGACGGACTGGTTGTCGCGCGCAAGCAGACGCCCGCCGCACAGGCGCTCGAGCCGGTGGATGTGAGCGCTGATCGCCGCCGGGCTCTTGTGCAGCTGCTCGGCGGCGGCGCGGAAGCGGCCGAGTCTGACCACGGTATGGAAGCTGCGTAGCAGTTCGATGTCGAGGATGGTGGGCATGGTCTTGTTTTCCTGAACTACTCGTACCGGTAATATTGATTTATTGAGCGCCTGCGCTTGGCTACCGTCAAGTTCCGCTGATCGATGGAGCCTTGCCATGGGATGCTCAAGCGGTCGCTCTTCTGCGCGACCCGTTGCCCTCTTTCTCACCCGTCGAGCGTTGCCGCTGGTGCTGCTGGAAGCGCTATTGGCGATAGCTTGGAGCTCGGGCTTCGTCGGTATCCGCTACTCGGTCGATCAAGCACCGGTGCTGGTGGTGGTGTTCTGGCGCTGTCTGCTGGTCGGCCTGCTGCTGCTGCCCTGGTCGATCGCAGAGCTGCGCCGGGCAGGGGCGAGGACCCTGGCCCGTCATGTGGGAATCGGCCTGTTGGCGATGGCCGGCTATCTCGCCGGCGTCGCCAAGGGCATCGAGCACGGCGTGCCCGCAGGGCTGGCCGCGCTGATCGCCGATCTGCTGCCACTTGGTGTCGCGCTGCTGTCGCTGCTGCTGCTTCAGCGGGGCCAGCCGCTGCTCGGTTGGCTGGGCCTCGCCCTCGGCCTGGGTGGCATGATGATCGTCACTCAGGGTGCGCTGGCGCTGGGTGGGGCTCCGCTAT is part of the Halotalea alkalilenta genome and encodes:
- a CDS encoding LysE family translocator: MPDPTMLFTFTLIALGMVLTPGPNMIYLISRSICQGRRAGLISLGGVALGFAFYLLSAVLGLTALLFAVPYAYDVLRIGGALYLLYLAYQALGPRGRSPFEVVELPRERPARLFIMGLLTNLLNPKVAVLYLALLPQFITPAHGSVLAQSLALGGVQIAVSLTVNALIVLLAGSIAGFLAARPGWQAFQRYLMAGVLGGLAVRMALEERR
- a CDS encoding DMT family transporter; translated protein: MTASSFSRSAWAARGAMVLFVLLWGSAAIFTHWGLEHASALVLLILRFVLALFALGLMCLKRRAWLPPKGLRLRVAIVGAMLVGGYSICYFQAMAEGVTPGVLATLLGVQPILTLLAMERRFSPRRLGGLLVAFGGLALVVLGGTSEARLPWTGTLFAFGALGCMSLGAILQKGIDLSPLEVLPLQYLVGLALCLLALPLQPARLELTLGFVVPLLWLGLAISVAAQLLFYRMIRSGDLVDVTSLFYLVPVVTAALDYWLLGHPLSASSLVGLAAILCGLMLVFRPGRQER
- a CDS encoding YebC/PmpR family DNA-binding transcriptional regulator: MGRAFQNRKESMAKTAAAKTKVYSKYGREIYVCAKQGGVDPAGNLSLRSLIDRAKKDQVPSHVIEKAIDKAKGAGGEDFSPARYEGFGPGNCMVIVECLTDNPNRTFGDVRGCFTKTKSKLGTQGTVSHMFDHCAIFAFNGHEEEAVLEALMMADVDVTDIEEEDGRITVFAPTTEFFKAKQALTDAFGELDFEVEEIQFVPQTTTRIEGDDVAMFEKLLDMLNDLDDVQNVYHNAEI
- a CDS encoding ankyrin repeat domain-containing protein, whose product is MSEGNHGAPNGGADIDQAAIELASQVFDAARRGDVERLKAWFAQGLPPNLSNQKGDSLLMLASYHGQLEAVKLLLERGADPDRHNDNGQNPLAGAAFKGNRAMAELLLDAGAGVDAAAPDGKTALMFAAMFDHLDLVELLLARGADPSARESRGMTAGELARAMGAANAAARLDVPV
- a CDS encoding DNA polymerase ligase N-terminal domain-containing protein, with the protein product MSRCDEHDSSGETPEGAACYVVHHHAASHDHFDLRLELDGVLKSWALPKGPSLSPGEKRLAIEVADHALDYAGFEGVIPTGRYGAGTVMLWDRGRWWATHPPTPDQLDIALRGEKLHGAWTLKRMSGKRNADGKQWLMIRRHGDDQAVLAPEDRSVLSGRSMDEIAEQGGKRAQPDLFTDDDRA
- a CDS encoding LysR family transcriptional regulator, with the protein product MPTILDIELLRSFHTVVRLGRFRAAAEQLHKSPAAISAHIHRLERLCGGRLLARDNQSVSLTPLGETLLARSAALLEGHDRLVDDLLAPPLEGLIRLGVPDEYAVHLLREVIPHFNATHPRVRLEIITAPSLTLRRQLRSARLDMAVSVEAAREQTTSPAPRCLTHTTPVWATGAALGDTVRAPLPLALHADQCPYREAMLTTLEHAGIEWREVLTSPSSQAIEASVEAGLAITLLDRTRLPPRMVELDWLPSMPTFRVILERAPEQANPALGALEETIARHFRL
- a CDS encoding DMT family transporter; translated protein: MGCSSGRSSARPVALFLTRRALPLVLLEALLAIAWSSGFVGIRYSVDQAPVLVVVFWRCLLVGLLLLPWSIAELRRAGARTLARHVGIGLLAMAGYLAGVAKGIEHGVPAGLAALIADLLPLGVALLSLLLLQRGQPLLGWLGLALGLGGMMIVTQGALALGGAPLWAYALPFAGMLSFALATLWQQRSASAAPLGLCANLCLQCLVCVPVFGLWAASETTLVPPLRAGFMISLAWTAVLSTLGGYGLYWLCLSRSNPIRTASVLYLSPPITMLWAWAMFGEPLAWSMAVGMVVTLVGVWLVARAGAR